A stretch of Rhododendron vialii isolate Sample 1 chromosome 4a, ASM3025357v1 DNA encodes these proteins:
- the LOC131322710 gene encoding mogroside IE synthase-like, which produces MARKKPHILVFPFPAQGHINPVLQFSKRLASRGLRITIITITSVAKSMHLQPCGASIEIEPISDGFDEADLTYVIQAHLGRFIDNISQNLVNLAGKFVSAGDPPIALVYDAIMPFCLDVARKLGIKGAAFFTQACAVSALYYHYYEGNLKIEDRLGTTSFSMPAMPVMEIGDLPSLIPDTDLYPVFLSQMVNQFSNFQKADWLLVNTFDKLEEEVLNWMASQWPMIKTVGPTIPSVYLDKQLEDDKYYGLSLFHPSAEACMKWLDTKEKSSVVYASFGSIATVGGSQMEELAMGLKNSNENFLWVVRASEESKLPCNFISETSEKGLVVNWCPQLQVLSHQAVGCFLTHCGWNSTLEAMSLGVPMVVMPQWTDQTTNAKYIVDVWDAGVRVKVNDKGIITREEVVLRIEEVMEGERRDELRRNAGRWKELAKEAMDKGGSSDKNIEEFVSELVCS; this is translated from the exons ATGGCCCGTAAAAAACCACATATTCTAGTCTTTCCATTCCCAGCACAAGGTCACATAAACCCAGTCCTCCAATTCTCAAAGCGCTTAGCCTCAAGGGGCCTCAGAATCACAATCATCACCATCACTTCTGTCGCCAAATCCATGCACCTCCAACCTTGCGGTGCCTCCATCGAAATCGAGCCCATTTCTGACGGCTTTGACGAAGCCGATCTCACCTACGTCATCCAAGCCCACCTCGGCCGCTTCATCGACAACATTTCGCAAAACCTCGTAAACCTCGCCGGGAAATTTGTTTCCGCCGGCGACCCCCCGATAGCCCTCGTTTACGATGCGATCATGCCGTTCTGCCTCGACGTGGCAAGGAAATTAGGGATCAAAGGGGCCGCTTTTTTTACTCAGGCGTGCGCTGTTTCGGCGCTGTACTATCATTATTATGAGGGGAATTTGAAGATTGAGGATCGTTTGGGAACAACGTCGTTTTCTATGCCTGCGATGCCGGTGATGGAGATTGGGGATTTGCCGTCTCTCATACCGGATACGGATTTGTATCCGGTTTTTTTGAGCCAAATGGTGAACCAATTCTCAAATTTTCAGAAAGCAGATTGGCTGCTGGTGAACACTTTTGATAAGCTGGAAGAAGAG GTACTGAATTGGATGGCAAGTCAATGGCCTATGATCAAGACAGTAGGACCAACAATTCCTTCAGTATACTTAGACAAGCAGCTGGAGGATGACAAATATTATGGCCTCAGTCTCTTCCACCCAAGTGCCGAAGCTTGCATGAAGTGGCTAGACACAAAGGAAAAATCCTCAGTCGTTTATGCTTCCTTTGGGAGCATAGCCACTGTGGGAGGGTCTCAAATGGAGGAACTTGCAATGGGTCTGAAGAACAGCAATGAAAACTTCTTGTGGGTAGTCAGGGCTTCGGAAGAGAGTAAGCTACCCTGCAACTTCATCTCCGAGACATCGGAGAAag GTCTGGTCGTGAATTGGTGTCCGCAGCTTCAGGTTTTGTCCCACCAAGCTGTGGGGTGTTTCCTGACTCACTGCGGGTGGAACTCCACCTTGGAAGCCATGAGCTTGGGAGTGCCGATGGTGGTGATGCCGCAGTGGacggatcaaacaacaaatgcaaAGTACATTGTGGATGTTTGGGATGCAGGGGTTAGGGTTAAGGTCAATGACAAGGGAATTATCACCAGAGAAGAGGTAGTGTTGAGGATTGAAGAAGtaatggagggagagagaagggatgAGCTCAGAAGGAATGCAGGTAGGTGGAAAGAATTGGCTAAAGAGGCAATGGATAAAGGTGGAAGCTCTGATAAGAATATTGAGGAATTTGTTTCAGAACTTGTGTGCTCATAG